The following coding sequences are from one Capsicum annuum cultivar UCD-10X-F1 chromosome 3, UCD10Xv1.1, whole genome shotgun sequence window:
- the LOC124896870 gene encoding uncharacterized protein LOC124896870, translating to MMDASGDTALHKAVRSQHLDVVKLLVTEDSEFEFPHNHAQKTPLYLASESGFHGALMNILISCKKPTYAAGPSNRTPLHAAVIQEHKGLGISPIICSIYLDPSNFSPTRPFVTPTPLYLLTASGNYVPELINHPRAKKMSFNKQNQTPLDIVLSWTMTTKKEKLVEDLCSISRFEKRDFEVKRKYKYMHNPNAEMGTGVKMQMREVDHDKAKKIDQTEVDSIMKAAQIHIIVATLITTVTFAAGITLLGGFESGSDNPNQGMMILIRKTTFHAFVVSDAIAFTFSAVAIFIYFLMVDTSRDPQSKKIIKKPYDLTCIFQCLSIVVVVIALATDI from the exons ATGATGGATGCTAGTGGAGATACAGCCCTGCACAAGGCCGTGCGGAGCCAACATCTAGATGTGGTTAAGCTCTTGGTGACAGAAGATTCTGAATTTGAATTTCCGCATAACCATGCACAGAAGACGCCACTCTATCTGGCGTCTGAATCTGGTTTTCACGGTGCTTTAATGAATATCTTGATATCCTGCAAGAAACCAACTTATGCTGCAGGTCCATCTAATAGAACGCCGCTGCATGCAGCAGTAATTCAGGAACATAAAG GATTGGGCATTAGCCCAATTATTTGTTCAATCTATCTTGACCCGTCCAACTTCAGCCCAACCCGCCCATTTGTCACTCCTACTCCTCTCTATTTGCTTACTGCCTCTGGTAACTATGTGCCTGAATTAATAAATCACCCTAGAGCAAAAAAGATGTCATTTAACAAACAAAATCAGACTCCACTTGATATAGTATTGTCATGGACAATGACAACAAAGAAG gagaaattgGTGGAGGATTTGTGTAGCATTAGCCGTTTTGAAAAACGTGACTTTGAGGTAAAGCGAAAGTACAAGTACATGCACAATCCAAATGCTGAAATGGGAACAGGAGTCAAAATGCAAATGAGGGAAGTTGATCACGATAAAGCTAAAAAGATAGATCAAACAGAAGTCGACAGTATTATGAAGGCAGCTCAAATCCATATTATTGTGGCCACTTTGATAACGACAGTCACTTTTGCTGCTGGTATCACATTGCTAGGAGGTTTTGAGAGCGGCTCCGATAACCCTAATCAAGGGATGATGATTCTAATAAGGAAAACAACATTTCATGCATTTGTTGTTTCTGATGCCATTGCCTTTACATTCTCAGCAGTTGCCATATTCATTTACTTCCTCATGGTAGATACAAGTAGAGATCCTCAAAGTAAGAAAATTATAAAGAAGCCTTATGATCTCACATGTATTTTTCAGTGCTTGTCAATAGTAGTAGTTGTAATTGCACTTGCAACGG atatatga